From a single Tachypleus tridentatus isolate NWPU-2018 chromosome 6, ASM421037v1, whole genome shotgun sequence genomic region:
- the LOC143251743 gene encoding uncharacterized protein LOC143251743: MYAIIYIYRLRDSEGKTKLYKKYIEEQEQKLENCQLRLQSQVQTPQESVVKELKDELQQALEQLQETKQQVEYGELLRSRLVEDFKILTQQKPQVQVDLIEARSQLREEKEI; encoded by the exons ATGTACGCAATAATTTATATCTACCGT CTGAGAGACAGTGAAGGTAAAACTAAGCTGTACAAGAAATACATAGAAGAACAGGAACAAAAGCTTGAAAACTGCCAGCTGAGACTGCAGTCACAAGTACAGACCCCACAAGAATCAGTGGTAAAAGAACTGAAG GATGAGCTTCAACAAGCTTTGGAGCAGCTCCAAGAAACAAAGCAACAAGTTGAATACGGAGAACTTCTTAGGTCTCGGCTTGTGGaagactttaaaatattaacacaacAAAAACCTCAGGTTCAGGTTGATCTGATTGAAGCCAGAAGTCAATTGAGAGAG gAAAAGGAGATTTGA